In Aegilops tauschii subsp. strangulata cultivar AL8/78 chromosome 3, Aet v6.0, whole genome shotgun sequence, one genomic interval encodes:
- the LOC109761079 gene encoding uncharacterized protein — translation MARLGLEEDDLVLMTSTSLPKATSVKLRPHTMDFLGAKDLKQLLEFNVRLNTPCVTVGDTIAVAEGDRRYLLDVVEAKPADAVSTLETDCEVDFSTPLDYVQPPAPVPAKVAAAPCQDCAHGGERRFVGVGMRMDGKPVEQTPAPVAGSSRKGKSSSEHVLRFFGGRGSVAVPPPGPKMAKKKVDGKEDKEAKWFTGQKYTL, via the coding sequence ATGGCGCGGCTCGGGCTGGAGGAGGACGACCTGGTGCTCATGACCAGCACGTCGCTCCCAAAGGCCACCTCCGTCAAGCTGCGGCCGCACACCATGGATTTTCTGGGAGCCAAGGACCTCAAGCAGCTGCTCGAGTTCAACGTCAGACTGAACACGCCGTGCGTGACGGTCGGCGACACGATCGCCGTCGCCGAGGGGGACAGGCGGTACCTCCTCGACGTCGTCGAGGCCAAGCCCGCCGACGCCGTGTCCACCCTCGAGACCGACTGCGAGGTCGACTTCTCGACGCCGCTCGACTACGTGCAGCCTCCTGCTCCGGTGCCAGCGaaagtcgccgccgccccatgCCAAGACTGCGCCCACGGCGGCGAGCGGCGGTTCGTCGGCGTCGGCATGAGGATGGACGGCAAGCCCGTGGAGCAGACGCCGGCGCCTGTGGCGGGTTCTTCGCGCAAGGGGAAGAGttctagtgagcatgtgcttcgGTTCTTCGGCGGCCGCGGCTCGGTGGCGGTGCCACCTCCCGGCCCCAAGATGGCGAAGAAGAAAGTGGACGGCAAGGAGGACAAGGAGGCCAAATGGTTCACCGGCCAGAAGTATACTCTCTAG